The Alkalidesulfovibrio alkalitolerans DSM 16529 genome has a window encoding:
- a CDS encoding tail protein X, with product MIFLQHITTDGERWDMISWRYYRDVAHIGMLIEQNPHAPVSDALPSGIKLRIPVIESSADTEGLPPWKR from the coding sequence ATGATTTTTCTGCAACACATCACGACAGACGGAGAGCGCTGGGACATGATCTCCTGGCGATATTACCGCGACGTGGCGCACATCGGCATGCTGATCGAACAGAATCCGCATGCGCCGGTATCGGACGCCTTGCCGTCCGGCATCAAGCTGCGCATCCCCGTTATTGAGTCCTCGGCTGACACGGAAGGGTTGCCCCCATGGAAAAGATGA
- a CDS encoding phage late control D family protein, translated as MEKMTVLQPSFRIVYSGRDVTADLSAYVTEVRYTDRLTGQSDELDVTLGDDDGRWLGAWYPDKGAEMSLEYGYAHQRLVSAGGFDVDEVEISGPPSVVRIRALSTGITRQVRTRRGKAYENTTLKAIVAQAAKRIGAKVSGEIDEIAIDRVTQYQETDWAFVVRLCREYGYTAKLCDNNRTLVAARAGSLAEQSPVRTLYPSDLTSWRYADKVTDVPSKTSVRYHNPDTKEVVEQQAQAGDVASQDTVTAQDENKQHVRARSAAQAKAIAEAEQQRREQDKVALNGTLPGDPKIVAGAIIDIHGLRRLNGLYLVTQATHSIGRSGGYVTEFEAKRVKEGGDE; from the coding sequence ATGGAAAAGATGACCGTCCTCCAACCGTCTTTCCGCATCGTCTATTCCGGCCGCGACGTGACTGCGGACCTTTCCGCCTATGTGACCGAAGTGCGCTACACCGACCGGCTGACCGGACAGTCCGACGAGCTGGACGTCACCCTCGGCGACGATGATGGGCGCTGGCTGGGCGCGTGGTATCCCGACAAGGGTGCCGAGATGAGCCTTGAATACGGCTATGCGCACCAGCGCCTGGTTTCCGCCGGTGGCTTCGACGTCGACGAGGTCGAGATATCCGGGCCGCCATCCGTGGTCCGGATCAGGGCCTTGTCCACCGGCATCACTAGGCAGGTGCGGACCCGCAGGGGCAAGGCGTATGAGAATACGACCTTGAAGGCCATTGTCGCACAGGCGGCCAAGCGCATCGGAGCCAAGGTCAGCGGAGAGATTGACGAGATCGCCATTGACCGGGTTACGCAATACCAGGAAACGGATTGGGCCTTTGTGGTGCGGCTTTGCCGGGAGTATGGCTATACGGCCAAGCTCTGCGACAACAACCGCACCCTTGTGGCAGCTCGCGCTGGCAGCCTGGCCGAGCAGTCGCCGGTCAGAACTCTATATCCTTCCGATCTCACCTCCTGGCGTTATGCCGACAAGGTGACTGATGTGCCGTCGAAGACATCCGTCCGCTACCACAACCCGGACACGAAGGAAGTTGTCGAGCAGCAGGCGCAGGCCGGAGACGTTGCGTCCCAGGATACGGTAACGGCCCAGGATGAGAACAAGCAGCACGTCCGGGCGCGCAGCGCGGCACAGGCAAAGGCCATTGCCGAGGCCGAGCAGCAGCGCAGGGAGCAGGACAAGGTGGCCCTCAATGGGACGCTGCCGGGCGATCCTAAGATTGTGGCCGGTGCTATCATTGATATCCACGGCCTTCGGCGGCTGAACGGACTGTATCTCGTCACCCAGGCCACCCACTCCATAGGGCGCTCCGGCGGCTATGTGACCGAGTTCGAGGCCAAGCGCGTGAAGGAGGGAGGCGATGAATAG